Genomic segment of Williamwhitmania sp.:
TTAAGTAAGTCAACTAACCAGTCGGATAAAATTAATGGAGGTGAGCGATACCCCGCTTACGACGATCAACTTCACGAACTGAAGCTCTTTGGAATAGCGCAGGTTAAGCGATGGAGCATTACCTCAGCTTTTATCTATGGTTCTGGAAAACCTTGGGATGATCCAACCTTTACCTCTTCATTCCAACTCTCACCTACCTATTCAAAAAATGCACAGCAGTTACCAGCATATAAGCGTGTGGATGTAAGTGTAGCTTACAACTACAGGCTTGGGAAGGTGAACTGTCGAGCAGGCGTTAATATTTTTAATCTGCTGAATGCCAGCAATATTTTAAGCAAGCCTTACGAACTAAAGGATGATCCCTACGCACAGGTACTTCAGGGTAATTCACCTTTGGAATTTACCGACGAAAAGGGAATGGGAATGCTAACCTCCGTATTTCTTAATTTCCGATTCTAGTCAGCCGAATATTTTAGTGGCTTAATGAGTTCCCTGCAGCAATCGCTGCACCGTCCTTGGCTGTTCAGCAAACAATGTTTTAAGGCTATAGACTTTTCACTTTGTTTTGCGGGTCAAAAAAAATAAATAAGCGGTAGGGTATTTAAGTTTTACCTTGTATTAGTGTTGACAATCAAGGAAAAAAGCCGTGAAAGCAAAGAAAAGCATGGGATTCAGTAAACCCAATTCAGATGAGAAATATCTGGAGATGGTTTCTACTGCTTTGCGACGATTCAGCGTCCCGGCAACAAGAACCAAGGAAGAGGCGTGGCAGATGCTGCTCGCAAAAATGGAGGAGAGGGCAAGTACGCCAGCTATCCAACACTATCGCATTGGTAAGTTTGTTGCAATGGCTGCGGCAGCGATCATCGGGCTATTTATTGTGACCTGGTTTTTTCTTAACGGCGATGAGCGCAAAATCAGCACTGGATTTGGCGAAATGGCAACAGTATACCTACCAGATAGTTCCGTCGTGATACTCAATTCAGGAACTACCATCTGGTATTCCCCTAAAGATTGGAATAAAGAGAGGTTGGTAAAGTTGGATGGTGAGGCTTTTTTTAAGGTAAAGCACGGACAAAAGTTCTCGGTAGTGGCCGCAAAAACAGTTACCCGTGTTTTGGGCACCACCTTCAACGTTTACGCACGTGGTTCCGAGGTTAGAGTGAGCTGCCTTACGGGCAAAGTTCAAGTAACGAGCAAAATTTCAGGTATGACTACGTTGCTCCTTCCTGGAGTTAAAACAAAGGTAAACGCACTTGGAAAGTTCAATACCGGAGCTACCTCAATCGAAAAGGAGGCTGCATGGGTGGAAGGTAAGTTCTACTACCAACAGGAGGGTGTTGGCCGAGTTTTCGATGAAATTGAGCGCCAGTTTAATGTGACCATAATTTACAACGGAAGCCGGATACGCTCATACACTGGCTTTTTCACAAACAAAAACCTGACGGATGCACTAGACCTTGTGTGCATTCCTATGCAGCTACGATACGAACGAATCGACAATAAAACTGTTAAAATTTTTTCAGCAAACTAAATGTTTAATTCTAAATTCAACAGCCATGAAACATGTTAATCTATTGATGATTGCTGCACTTGTAAGTTTTACATTTGCATCGTGCCAAAAGGATTCCACTACTACAACTGATCCACTAGTGAGCAGCTCAGTTGACGACGATCAGGTAACCTCCTACTACGATGATGCCACCTCCGAAATCGATGATCTTACCATGACGGATGGTAGCCAACAATTGACTCCGGCCTCATATGCTGCTCTTACCGACGCTACTTCTTCACGAACGTTTAGCGTGGTTACAAACAATGATGGTAGCATTACAAAAACTGTTACCTACGTTAATTATACAAACCCCAATGCGGTTAATGGTCATGTGAAAAATGGCGTAATTGTAATTAATATTGTTGGTGGTCCTTTGCAAAATGAATTTACACGTACGGCCACGTTCCAGAACTTCACCTTGGATGGTAATAAAGTTGAAGGAACCCGTACTATAACCAAAACTGCAGAGTACACCTACACCTACACGCTAACCAACGGCAAGGTTACCTTTTCTGACGGAACCACCTACACCAGAGAGGCCACACAAACCAGAGCATGGGTGGACGGTATGAGCACTCCTTACTTTATTTGGGATGACATTTACTCCCTTGAAGGAACCGAAACAGGTGTAAACAGGAGCGGAGAGACCTATACCCACACCATTGTGAATGCTGTGCAAATAAAAATGAGCTGCCGCTGGATTGTTTCTGGAAGCGTTGACATTACCATTGGGAACGAGACTGGAACAGTTGATTATGGTGATGGTTCCTGCGACAATATTGCAACCCTTTCACGTAATGGGAAAACCTATCAGTTTCAACTTGGACGAAGCTAGGCGGGCTGATAAGTAGTAGGTGATGAATTTATTAAGGCTGGATTTTTCCAGCCTTTTTACATATCATACGGTGCCGATCGGAGCTCCTCGAAAAGCATAATTTTGCTAAACTCACAATCGGGCAGGCCTATTTGTTCAAATTTTTGGTTACGAAGTTTTGGTTCAAATCCAGCATCTACAATGGCTTTTTGGATATGGTAAGCATCAAGCCTATATGCTATGCTGCCGTGGAGATTGGCGTAGTCGTCAATTGTAATGGAGCCAAAATCGTTTG
This window contains:
- a CDS encoding FecR domain-containing protein; translated protein: MKAKKSMGFSKPNSDEKYLEMVSTALRRFSVPATRTKEEAWQMLLAKMEERASTPAIQHYRIGKFVAMAAAAIIGLFIVTWFFLNGDERKISTGFGEMATVYLPDSSVVILNSGTTIWYSPKDWNKERLVKLDGEAFFKVKHGQKFSVVAAKTVTRVLGTTFNVYARGSEVRVSCLTGKVQVTSKISGMTTLLLPGVKTKVNALGKFNTGATSIEKEAAWVEGKFYYQQEGVGRVFDEIERQFNVTIIYNGSRIRSYTGFFTNKNLTDALDLVCIPMQLRYERIDNKTVKIFSAN